A portion of the Granulosicoccus antarcticus IMCC3135 genome contains these proteins:
- a CDS encoding glycogen/starch/alpha-glucan phosphorylase gives MTSNTASKPTDALEARDLISAGNTWEDRLLSLQSDTQSLRDSVIRHLSQTLGRDVGNTSAQYLYKAVALSVRDRLMQRWLATRQTVEVDAPRQTCYLSMEYLMGRALRNAVHNLSLGEELGAALEELGLTLEKIEQLETDAGLGNGGLGRLAACFLDSCASLGLPVTGYGLRYRYGMFRQSIHEGHQIEHPDNWLNEGHIWELERPELSCSVRFGGRVELLTQEDGSVIHRWVDTDDVRAVPFDVPVPGYANGVVNTLRLWSSTATHEFNLSEFNAGGYTEAVSAKNSAENISMVLYPNDSSENGKALRLRQQYFLVSASLQDALRIWLLKNDGFTGFADAYCFQLNDTHPSLAVAELMRLLVDEHELSWDDAWSITTRVMAYTNHTLLPEALECWSLALIGGLLPRPTEIIQEINRRFLRELEEAMPAQLQQHAEMSIISFDEHPVVRMAHLAIVGSFSINGVAALHSRLLQEGLFKNFNTLWPERFNNKTNGVTQRRWLAYCNPLLSNLLDKVLGEQWVSQLEQLEQLAPMAESDTFQSHWNTIRRQNKQALAQLVAERSGVIVSPDMLFDVQVKRMHEYKRQLLCVLHAVHVYLDLLDGREHPPRFVLIAGKAAPGYYMAKSIIKLINNVAEVINNDERVEGKLKLVFLPDYNVSAMEVICPAADLSEQVSTAGKEASGTGNMKFMMNGAVTIGTLDGANVEIREAVGEANFFLFGLTVDQVDECRGNYSPADIIAGDERLSRLFAAFDDGMFDEGEPGLIRNVIDAARSAHDSWLTVADLPAYLDAQMQVEAVWENSAEWTRMSILNTAHSSRFSTDRTMRDYNRDIWRLQPMTLPE, from the coding sequence ATGACTTCAAACACCGCAAGTAAACCGACCGACGCCCTTGAGGCCCGTGATCTGATCAGCGCAGGCAATACCTGGGAAGACAGGCTGCTGTCATTGCAATCAGATACGCAGTCTCTGCGAGACTCAGTCATCCGCCATCTGTCACAGACACTGGGTCGTGATGTGGGCAATACATCCGCACAGTATTTGTACAAGGCGGTGGCGTTGAGCGTGCGTGACAGGCTGATGCAACGTTGGCTGGCAACTCGACAGACGGTAGAAGTCGATGCACCTCGGCAAACCTGCTACCTGTCGATGGAGTATCTGATGGGAAGGGCGCTGCGTAACGCAGTTCACAATCTGTCGCTGGGCGAGGAGCTGGGAGCTGCACTGGAGGAACTGGGCCTGACGCTGGAGAAGATCGAACAGCTGGAAACAGATGCGGGTCTGGGCAACGGCGGACTGGGTCGGTTAGCAGCCTGCTTTCTGGATAGCTGTGCCTCGCTGGGTTTGCCTGTAACAGGCTATGGCCTGCGTTATCGGTATGGCATGTTTCGGCAGTCCATTCATGAAGGTCATCAGATTGAACATCCGGACAACTGGCTTAACGAAGGTCATATATGGGAGCTGGAACGTCCGGAGCTCAGCTGTTCGGTACGTTTCGGCGGTCGCGTCGAGCTGCTTACTCAGGAAGATGGTTCGGTTATTCATCGTTGGGTTGATACCGATGATGTGCGCGCGGTACCGTTTGATGTACCGGTCCCTGGCTACGCCAATGGCGTTGTGAATACGCTGCGTTTATGGAGTTCGACAGCGACCCATGAGTTCAATCTCAGTGAATTCAATGCAGGTGGCTATACAGAGGCTGTATCGGCAAAGAACTCCGCTGAAAACATCTCGATGGTGCTTTATCCGAATGATAGTAGTGAGAATGGCAAGGCTCTTCGACTGCGTCAGCAGTATTTTCTGGTTAGTGCCAGCCTCCAGGATGCGCTGCGTATCTGGTTGTTGAAAAACGACGGCTTCACCGGCTTTGCCGATGCATACTGCTTTCAGCTCAACGATACTCACCCGAGCCTGGCGGTTGCTGAATTGATGCGTCTGCTGGTGGATGAGCATGAGCTGTCCTGGGACGATGCCTGGTCGATCACGACTCGGGTAATGGCCTATACAAACCACACATTGCTGCCAGAAGCACTGGAATGCTGGTCTTTGGCGTTGATTGGCGGCTTGCTGCCGCGGCCGACTGAAATCATCCAGGAGATCAATCGTCGTTTTCTGCGAGAGTTGGAAGAAGCTATGCCAGCTCAGTTGCAACAGCATGCCGAGATGTCGATTATTTCCTTTGATGAGCATCCGGTTGTACGAATGGCTCACCTGGCTATCGTGGGAAGTTTTTCCATCAACGGTGTTGCGGCCCTGCATTCCAGGCTCTTGCAAGAAGGTTTGTTCAAGAACTTCAATACATTGTGGCCTGAACGATTCAACAACAAGACAAATGGTGTGACGCAGCGGCGATGGCTGGCCTATTGCAATCCGTTGCTGAGTAATCTTCTCGACAAGGTGCTGGGAGAGCAGTGGGTTAGCCAGCTGGAACAACTGGAACAGCTGGCACCGATGGCTGAAAGTGATACTTTTCAGTCACATTGGAATACTATTCGGCGCCAGAATAAGCAAGCTCTGGCACAGTTGGTTGCTGAACGTTCTGGTGTGATAGTGAGTCCGGACATGCTGTTTGATGTACAGGTAAAACGCATGCATGAATACAAGCGTCAGCTACTGTGCGTACTGCATGCTGTGCACGTATATCTCGATCTGCTCGATGGTCGCGAGCATCCGCCCCGGTTCGTGCTGATTGCCGGCAAAGCGGCACCGGGATATTACATGGCCAAGTCGATCATCAAGCTGATCAATAATGTGGCAGAAGTCATCAATAATGATGAACGGGTCGAAGGCAAGCTCAAGCTTGTATTTCTACCTGACTACAATGTTTCCGCCATGGAGGTCATCTGCCCGGCCGCCGATCTGTCAGAGCAGGTGTCAACAGCCGGCAAAGAGGCGTCAGGCACCGGTAACATGAAATTCATGATGAACGGCGCTGTGACCATCGGTACGCTGGATGGCGCCAATGTCGAAATTCGCGAGGCCGTCGGTGAGGCCAATTTCTTCCTGTTCGGGTTAACCGTGGATCAGGTGGATGAATGTCGGGGCAACTATTCACCGGCAGACATCATTGCGGGCGATGAGCGACTGAGTCGATTGTTTGCAGCGTTTGATGATGGGATGTTCGATGAAGGTGAGCCGGGGCTGATCCGCAATGTCATCGATGCGGCTCGCAGTGCCCATGATTCATGGTTGACGGTAGCCGATCTGCCAGCTTATCTCGATGCGCAAATGCAGGTTGAAGCAGTCTGGGAAAACTCAGCTGAATGGACTCGCATGAGTATCCTGAATACGGCACACAGCTCCAGATTTTCCACTGATCGCACCATGCGAGACTACAACCGCGACATCTGGCGCCTGCAGCCGATGACATTGCCGGAGTAA
- the glgX gene encoding glycogen debranching protein GlgX gives MTKLQAGRNWPLGASSDASGVNFALFSKHASRVELCLFDASGSRETQRLELPVQTDGVWHGYLPGAKAGTLYGYRVHGAYEPTNGHRFNANKLLVDPYAKKLHGGLIWNDANYGFIRGHADADLSFDQRDSAPFVPKCVVVPESRRPGKRHAPHLNSKNQPRQRPRLHEAVIYEAHTKGLTAMLAQLSPARRGKYAALGTKPVINYLRSLGVTALELLPVHLFLDDDFLVEKDLVNYWGYQSLCFMIPDARYAGSDDAASEFKDMVKALHKAEIEVILDVVYNHTAEGNEMGPTLCYRGIDNLSYYRLERNPRFYVNDSGTGNTLSVENPRVLQMVMDSLRFWASDMQVDGFRFDLATILGRETHGFDRGAGFFDAIAQDPQLADVHLIAEPWDIGPGGYQLGQYPARWSEWNDKFRDTARCFWNSHADVLPEFSDRLLGSSSLFEWQGRDPASSVNLITAHDGFTLRDTVSYLHKHNEANGEGNRDGHSSNHSNNYGVEGDSDDPAILQIRSRQQRNLLCTLFLSQGSPMLLGGDERNRTQHGNNNAYCQDNASIWIDWVEDKESKELLAFTQRLIALRANQPVLRRNWYLHGQHRSISTDLPDVVWLNRVAMLMSEADWHSANGAFVALQLMGDAIPEDQDIEPSDTLLLLFNGSRDDVSFPLTSEQLAGETWLLEIDTAQPLVTGTKVELQIDCLAHSVIALRLRA, from the coding sequence ATGACGAAATTACAAGCTGGACGAAACTGGCCTCTGGGAGCCAGTAGTGACGCCTCGGGTGTGAACTTTGCGCTCTTTTCAAAACATGCCAGCCGCGTCGAACTCTGTCTGTTTGATGCCAGCGGTTCCAGAGAAACACAGCGACTGGAACTGCCAGTGCAAACCGATGGAGTCTGGCACGGTTATCTGCCCGGGGCCAAAGCGGGAACACTGTATGGTTATCGGGTACATGGTGCCTATGAGCCGACCAATGGGCATCGCTTCAATGCGAATAAGTTGCTGGTAGACCCCTATGCGAAAAAGCTGCATGGCGGACTGATCTGGAATGATGCAAATTATGGTTTCATCCGTGGCCATGCAGATGCTGATTTATCGTTTGACCAACGCGACAGCGCGCCTTTTGTACCCAAATGTGTCGTGGTGCCGGAAAGCAGGCGTCCGGGTAAACGACATGCACCTCACCTGAATTCGAAAAATCAGCCGCGCCAGAGACCACGGCTGCATGAGGCCGTTATCTACGAAGCCCATACCAAGGGTTTGACTGCGATGCTGGCACAGCTTTCACCCGCACGACGAGGTAAGTATGCAGCGCTGGGTACAAAGCCTGTTATCAATTATCTGCGCTCTCTGGGTGTCACTGCGCTGGAGTTGCTGCCAGTACACCTTTTTCTTGATGACGATTTTCTGGTGGAGAAAGATCTTGTCAATTACTGGGGCTACCAGAGTCTGTGTTTCATGATTCCCGATGCGCGCTATGCCGGTTCGGATGACGCAGCCTCTGAATTCAAGGATATGGTCAAGGCTTTGCACAAGGCAGAAATCGAAGTAATACTCGATGTGGTTTATAACCATACAGCCGAAGGTAATGAAATGGGGCCAACCTTGTGTTATAGAGGGATTGATAACCTCTCTTATTACCGGCTCGAACGTAATCCGCGTTTTTACGTGAACGATAGCGGCACAGGTAATACCTTGTCAGTAGAGAATCCTCGCGTCTTGCAGATGGTCATGGACAGCTTGCGTTTTTGGGCAAGTGATATGCAGGTCGACGGTTTTCGATTTGATCTTGCCACCATATTGGGTCGTGAGACTCATGGCTTTGATCGTGGTGCAGGTTTTTTCGATGCTATTGCTCAGGACCCACAATTGGCAGATGTACACCTGATTGCCGAGCCCTGGGATATAGGACCTGGTGGTTATCAGTTGGGACAATACCCGGCTCGCTGGTCAGAATGGAATGACAAGTTTCGTGACACTGCTCGATGCTTCTGGAATTCACACGCCGATGTGCTGCCTGAGTTTTCAGACAGATTGCTGGGTAGCAGCTCATTGTTCGAATGGCAGGGGCGCGACCCTGCGTCAAGTGTGAATCTGATTACAGCCCATGACGGGTTTACCTTGCGCGATACCGTCAGTTATCTGCACAAGCATAATGAAGCCAATGGCGAAGGTAATCGCGATGGGCACAGCAGCAATCATTCCAACAACTACGGTGTGGAAGGGGATAGCGATGATCCGGCCATCCTGCAGATTCGCTCAAGACAGCAACGCAATCTGTTGTGTACCTTGTTTCTGTCGCAGGGTTCTCCCATGCTGTTGGGAGGCGATGAGCGTAATCGCACACAGCATGGCAACAACAATGCCTATTGTCAGGACAATGCGTCAATCTGGATAGACTGGGTTGAGGACAAGGAATCCAAGGAGTTGCTGGCGTTCACGCAGCGCCTGATTGCACTGCGTGCCAATCAGCCAGTCTTGCGTCGTAACTGGTATCTGCATGGACAACATCGATCGATCAGTACCGACTTGCCGGATGTTGTCTGGTTGAACCGGGTTGCCATGCTGATGAGTGAGGCTGACTGGCACAGTGCCAATGGTGCGTTTGTCGCCTTGCAATTGATGGGTGATGCCATTCCTGAAGATCAGGATATAGAGCCTTCAGATACGCTGCTGCTTCTGTTCAATGGCAGTAGGGATGATGTCAGCTTTCCACTGACTTCCGAGCAGCTGGCGGGTGAGACCTGGTTACTGGAAATCGATACAGCACAGCCCCTGGTGACAGGCACGAAGGTTGAATTGCAGATTGACTGTCTGGCACATTCGGTGATCGCGCTGCGTTTGCGTGCGTGA
- a CDS encoding CHASE domain-containing protein codes for MTTITHQLRRLCCGWANALPVSALLVGITFTALVANSAYQALQEDRLAELELRAQNLMEEVEQIFSDQQYLLSSLRSLFDGSSNVSRLDFERYLDSIDMASNFPSAYAVAWYLRVPHHKLAEFEQIVRNDRSLDPRGYPDFKVHPQVDAPEHHVITYRYPSTENKHVFGFDLSSRNKRILSIERARDTASLTATAPLKLLNNGASDQGLLLMLPVYNINNPQSLQQRRQSYIGTLSGVFKVNVLMADSMQNEFTAIAIRDLTDVVREAPGAGFVQKGADKVLEPEPFYRTGISSESLTTLSSTIYVGGREWEFEMSMDAASMASLKDNTLCWIIVMIGLVSTVLASLGAANLTNARNKVVKQVESLASELSKANSDRERYSNDLSQFAYVASHDLNTPVRTVDMSVSLLEDALTNRMDPQVREYLTNLRDSAERMRVLVDDLQDFAQVERETLQWADLDLNAIVASVEQELMTELKDSDGTVTTGELPILRGDQKQLEKLFSNLLSNAIRFRHAQRAPQIHINACLVGSDWEVRVSDNGMGIDERFHEKIFEPFQRLHAGADSGGTGLGLGICKQIVECHDGELYVELSSDAGTTIVIRLPVREVVLKQAA; via the coding sequence ATGACGACTATCACGCATCAGTTGAGACGGCTTTGTTGCGGATGGGCGAATGCCCTGCCGGTTAGTGCATTGCTGGTTGGCATCACCTTTACAGCGTTAGTCGCCAACTCAGCCTATCAGGCGTTACAGGAAGACAGGCTGGCCGAGTTGGAGCTCAGAGCTCAGAATCTGATGGAAGAGGTCGAGCAGATCTTTTCAGATCAGCAATATCTGTTGTCGAGCTTGCGAAGTCTCTTTGATGGTTCCTCGAACGTCAGTCGTCTGGATTTCGAGCGATATCTTGATTCCATCGATATGGCCAGTAATTTCCCAAGTGCCTATGCGGTGGCCTGGTACCTGAGAGTGCCTCATCACAAGCTTGCAGAGTTTGAGCAGATTGTGCGTAACGATCGCTCACTAGACCCACGTGGTTATCCTGATTTCAAGGTGCACCCGCAAGTGGATGCACCTGAGCATCATGTGATTACCTATCGGTATCCAAGCACGGAAAACAAGCACGTTTTCGGCTTTGATCTTAGTAGCCGCAATAAGCGCATTCTCTCCATCGAGCGTGCTCGGGATACGGCTTCACTTACCGCGACTGCGCCTCTGAAATTGCTTAACAATGGTGCATCGGATCAGGGGCTATTGCTGATGCTGCCTGTTTACAACATCAATAATCCACAGAGTCTGCAACAGCGGCGCCAGAGCTATATCGGTACCTTATCCGGAGTCTTCAAGGTCAACGTACTGATGGCTGATTCGATGCAGAATGAATTCACGGCTATTGCGATCAGGGATTTGACCGATGTCGTGCGTGAAGCGCCCGGTGCCGGATTTGTTCAAAAGGGTGCGGACAAGGTGCTGGAACCAGAGCCATTTTACCGCACTGGCATATCATCGGAATCATTGACGACTTTGTCCAGTACCATTTATGTCGGTGGGCGCGAATGGGAATTCGAAATGAGTATGGATGCCGCGTCGATGGCGTCTTTGAAAGACAATACGCTGTGCTGGATTATTGTGATGATTGGCCTTGTTTCCACTGTGCTTGCCAGTCTGGGTGCTGCCAATCTGACGAACGCCAGAAACAAAGTCGTCAAGCAAGTAGAGTCTCTAGCCTCTGAGCTGAGTAAGGCGAATAGCGATCGTGAGCGATACAGCAACGATCTGAGTCAGTTTGCATATGTGGCTTCTCACGATTTGAATACCCCCGTTCGGACCGTCGACATGTCAGTGAGCCTGCTTGAGGACGCACTGACCAACCGCATGGATCCGCAAGTACGCGAGTACCTGACCAATTTGCGCGATTCGGCAGAGCGTATGCGGGTACTGGTTGATGATTTGCAGGATTTCGCACAAGTGGAGCGTGAAACATTGCAGTGGGCAGACCTGGATTTGAATGCCATTGTTGCCAGTGTTGAGCAAGAACTGATGACGGAGTTAAAGGATTCGGATGGCACGGTGACTACTGGCGAGCTGCCCATCCTTCGGGGTGATCAGAAACAGCTGGAAAAATTGTTCAGCAATCTTTTGTCCAACGCCATCCGGTTCAGGCATGCGCAGAGAGCGCCACAGATCCACATCAATGCCTGCCTGGTCGGTTCAGATTGGGAAGTGCGAGTATCTGACAATGGCATGGGCATTGATGAACGTTTTCATGAAAAGATTTTTGAGCCTTTTCAGCGTCTTCATGCAGGCGCAGATTCTGGTGGTACTGGTCTGGGTCTGGGTATCTGCAAGCAGATTGTTGAGTGCCATGATGGCGAGCTGTACGTTGAATTGTCCAGCGATGCAGGCACCACCATTGTTATCCGACTGCCTGTTCGCGAAGTGGTGTTGAAACAGGCAGCCTGA
- a CDS encoding glycoside hydrolase family 16 protein: MKKMTHKHLFLLASLAGFSGTTLAQSEKMPLDDACWNVSFEEPFDKLSLWSEANPEGIWRTQYIWSRETIINDEQQFYIDPQQHGVSPFSIDDGILSITASVTPRALRGVVEGQPYVSGVLTTEKNFSQQYGRFEVRAQLPAGQGLWSAFWLLPSFDQWPEGVAVLPEIDVMENLGHQPNTYHTTLHTNETGELTSFPFDHTMKSDLTKDFHLYSVVWTPESVNWYLDGQWKASSPTPGDYTRPVHFLLNLAVGGTWPGSPDATTEFPASFNIDYVRAWTHNDSCSS, encoded by the coding sequence ATGAAGAAAATGACCCACAAGCACCTTTTCCTGCTGGCATCTCTTGCCGGTTTTTCCGGAACAACGTTAGCTCAATCAGAGAAAATGCCACTCGATGACGCCTGCTGGAACGTAAGTTTCGAGGAGCCATTCGACAAGCTTTCCCTGTGGAGCGAAGCCAACCCCGAAGGCATCTGGCGCACTCAGTACATCTGGTCGCGTGAAACCATCATCAATGATGAGCAACAGTTCTACATTGATCCGCAGCAACACGGTGTCTCGCCCTTTTCAATCGATGATGGCATTCTGAGCATCACAGCATCTGTCACACCCCGAGCTCTGCGCGGTGTCGTCGAAGGCCAGCCCTATGTATCCGGCGTGCTGACCACTGAAAAGAACTTCTCCCAGCAATACGGACGCTTTGAGGTTCGTGCACAGCTACCCGCCGGCCAGGGACTCTGGTCGGCATTCTGGCTACTACCCAGCTTCGATCAATGGCCAGAGGGTGTTGCCGTTCTGCCGGAGATCGATGTAATGGAAAACCTGGGCCATCAGCCCAACACTTACCATACAACCCTGCATACCAATGAGACAGGCGAACTGACCTCCTTCCCCTTTGACCATACGATGAAGTCAGACCTGACCAAGGACTTTCATCTCTACAGCGTGGTCTGGACCCCTGAATCGGTCAACTGGTATCTGGACGGCCAATGGAAGGCCTCCAGTCCGACTCCCGGTGACTACACCCGTCCCGTGCACTTTCTGCTGAACCTGGCGGTGGGCGGCACCTGGCCCGGTTCACCGGATGCCACGACCGAGTTCCCTGCCAGCTTCAACATCGATTATGTTCGGGCATGGACTCACAACGATAGTTGTTCATCCTGA
- the galE gene encoding UDP-glucose 4-epimerase GalE, which yields MSKTILVTGGAGYIGSHMVRMLDQRGFDVVVYDNLERGNRDAVTAGVLIEGDLHDTDRLNSVFESHDIEAVMHFAALAYVGESVHEPALYYRNNVTGTQCLLDTMRAHQVNKLVFSSTCATYGVPENLPITEATPQNPINPYGQSKLMVEQILKDYSVAYGFRSVALRYFNAAGCAEDGSLGERHDPETHLLPLILFEALRVQSGGNPTDTALKVFGNDFDTRDGTCVRDYIHVNDLCSAHIAAFERMLKTPDLGAEQFNLGVNRGYTVLEIIDACREVTGVDFSYNSVARRAGDPPELVADASRAMSELQWSPVHADVKESIQHAWNWFSAHPPAN from the coding sequence GTGAGTAAAACCATATTGGTTACCGGCGGCGCCGGATACATAGGCTCCCACATGGTTCGTATGCTGGATCAGCGCGGATTTGACGTCGTGGTCTACGACAACCTGGAGCGCGGCAATCGGGATGCTGTCACCGCAGGCGTACTCATTGAGGGCGATCTGCATGATACAGATCGCCTCAACAGTGTTTTCGAGTCTCACGACATAGAAGCGGTCATGCATTTTGCGGCACTGGCCTACGTCGGAGAATCCGTACACGAACCCGCCTTGTATTATCGCAACAATGTGACAGGTACCCAGTGCCTGCTTGATACGATGCGTGCCCACCAGGTCAACAAGCTTGTTTTCTCATCAACCTGCGCCACTTATGGTGTACCAGAAAACCTGCCCATTACCGAAGCAACCCCCCAAAACCCGATCAACCCCTATGGGCAATCCAAGCTCATGGTCGAGCAGATTCTCAAGGACTACAGCGTTGCCTATGGTTTTCGTAGCGTTGCCTTGCGTTATTTCAATGCAGCTGGCTGTGCAGAAGACGGCAGCCTGGGTGAACGACACGACCCGGAGACCCACCTGCTGCCCCTGATCCTGTTTGAGGCCTTGAGAGTCCAATCCGGAGGTAATCCGACGGATACGGCACTGAAGGTATTCGGTAACGACTTTGATACCCGTGATGGCACCTGTGTTCGTGACTACATCCATGTCAACGATCTGTGCAGCGCGCATATCGCCGCCTTCGAACGCATGCTCAAGACGCCGGATCTGGGCGCCGAGCAGTTCAATCTGGGCGTCAACCGTGGCTATACGGTTCTGGAAATCATTGATGCCTGTCGGGAAGTCACCGGAGTGGATTTCAGCTATAACAGTGTCGCCCGTCGTGCTGGCGACCCACCAGAGCTGGTTGCCGACGCATCACGCGCCATGAGTGAATTGCAGTGGAGCCCTGTGCACGCTGACGTCAAAGAGAGCATCCAGCATGCCTGGAACTGGTTCTCTGCGCACCCACCTGCCAACTAG
- a CDS encoding O-antigen ligase family protein: MNATAANPVLTHYQAPYRASLLASLMLILTLLQGTSVTLTLAIRSPLASGTFVSLVTNLWLLMYLFATASLILTQGINWLSWLFRYRLALLLLVAGTALSVIWSVDSTLTLERSVHLLGSTLIAFYIGFTLPLNRILTTSAITLGLVMLASVLSALFLPALGIEDYEGQLVWSGVTASKNTLGFWAAITVLLLVSLSFWRISTLRRALYLALTLAALLCLYFSVSATSVLALISAAVIMLYLYTAFNLRLGMIPMVILGVLAATLLSLAFTYINTAELIGRSGDLTGRGDVWAKTWQLILERPLSGYGYGTLWFPTDESVHIQRSLTDFSWTVYHAHNGLLQVASEVGLPLAAIAIFMILQQLVELLYCQYQRQQPGVLFVLGFTVALLVSNYSEARLLVNRELYWIFFLALPISMLQQITLTTRQTVGKKGPFTLPLSIGDRLTRSREQIIKRRTLKQRLIERKKIAVINQEEQQNQNSASPLTDSFGQGLFLPAPPLKNDDDPAHQLTSSQWVIDAEPELDDPFSAYSISDSQINDLPDNHTQNHKHDGAALKRKMARRQRKEG, encoded by the coding sequence GTGAACGCAACCGCGGCCAATCCCGTACTCACGCATTATCAGGCTCCCTATCGAGCCTCCTTACTGGCATCCCTGATGTTGATTCTGACGCTGCTGCAAGGCACCAGCGTTACTCTCACCCTGGCAATTCGATCGCCACTTGCCAGTGGTACGTTCGTATCCCTGGTCACCAATCTGTGGCTGCTCATGTATCTGTTCGCCACTGCCAGCCTGATCCTTACGCAAGGCATCAACTGGCTAAGCTGGCTTTTTCGCTACCGCCTGGCACTGCTCCTGCTGGTGGCCGGAACCGCACTTTCCGTGATCTGGTCGGTCGACTCAACGCTGACACTGGAACGCTCGGTTCATCTGCTTGGCTCAACGCTTATCGCGTTTTACATCGGATTCACACTGCCGTTGAATCGCATTCTCACTACCAGTGCCATTACTCTGGGGCTGGTGATGCTGGCAAGCGTACTGAGCGCCCTGTTTCTACCAGCCTTGGGCATTGAAGACTATGAAGGCCAGTTGGTCTGGTCAGGCGTCACGGCCTCAAAGAATACATTGGGTTTCTGGGCGGCCATTACCGTCTTGCTGCTGGTCAGTCTCTCTTTCTGGAGAATATCGACCCTGCGCAGAGCCCTATACCTCGCACTCACTTTAGCCGCTCTTCTCTGTCTTTATTTCAGCGTATCAGCAACCTCTGTACTGGCCCTGATCAGCGCCGCCGTGATCATGTTGTATCTGTATACAGCCTTCAATCTGCGGCTCGGCATGATACCCATGGTGATACTGGGAGTGCTGGCCGCCACGCTACTGAGCCTGGCCTTCACGTATATCAATACGGCCGAGCTGATAGGCCGTTCTGGTGATCTGACAGGCAGAGGGGATGTCTGGGCAAAAACCTGGCAACTGATACTGGAACGACCCTTGAGTGGATACGGTTACGGCACGCTCTGGTTTCCAACTGATGAAAGCGTACACATTCAGCGCTCTCTGACCGATTTTTCATGGACCGTCTACCATGCACACAACGGACTACTGCAGGTAGCATCAGAGGTTGGCCTGCCCTTGGCTGCCATAGCCATATTCATGATCCTGCAACAGCTGGTCGAACTGCTCTATTGCCAATATCAACGGCAGCAACCCGGAGTGCTGTTCGTACTTGGCTTCACAGTTGCACTACTGGTCAGCAACTACTCCGAAGCCAGGCTTCTGGTCAACAGAGAACTGTACTGGATTTTCTTCCTGGCCCTGCCAATCAGCATGCTGCAACAGATCACTCTGACCACCCGCCAAACAGTCGGTAAAAAAGGCCCTTTTACACTGCCGCTCAGTATTGGCGACAGACTGACGCGCTCCAGAGAACAGATCATAAAACGCCGCACCCTGAAACAGCGACTCATCGAGCGCAAGAAGATCGCCGTTATAAATCAGGAAGAACAGCAGAACCAGAACAGCGCAAGCCCACTGACAGACAGCTTCGGGCAAGGGCTGTTTCTGCCCGCACCACCTTTGAAGAACGATGACGACCCGGCGCATCAGCTGACCAGCTCACAATGGGTAATAGACGCTGAGCCGGAACTGGACGACCCCTTTTCTGCCTATTCAATTTCGGATTCGCAGATCAATGATCTACCCGACAATCACACGCAGAACCATAAACATGATGGTGCTGCATTGAAGCGCAAGATGGCGCGACGACAACGAAAAGAAGGCTGA
- a CDS encoding glycosyltransferase family 2 protein: MNPRFSIVVPTYNRSLSVLDTLQSCFDQSLGDFEVIVVDDGSTDDTRQVLAAIEDSRLVVVHQENAGPAAARNHGMRVARGQYIAFLDSDDRWYPEFLETANAELEEHGEVLLYGQIIVDRGVDRYWVKPSRSLGAEESIYDYLYVDGSFIQTSTMVMPSSLKDKASWDESVTFGDNDQFAIDCWRTGIAFHMLPRPLTLYADIISDDALSQLPIHAGKSEKYTNFFKWMNTQKSSMSPVAWAGFQARFESVGLARSAPLKSFSLLWAGYRAGAMSPIGMVRQSVQNLFPILYRRLIDQYVRLRGLSLEQARSQ; encoded by the coding sequence ATGAACCCACGCTTTTCCATCGTTGTACCCACTTATAACCGCTCACTATCGGTTCTTGACACTCTGCAATCCTGCTTTGACCAGAGTCTGGGAGATTTTGAAGTCATCGTGGTTGATGACGGCTCTACTGACGACACTCGGCAGGTTCTGGCAGCTATCGAAGATTCGCGTCTGGTGGTGGTTCATCAAGAGAATGCAGGCCCGGCGGCAGCCCGCAATCATGGTATGCGAGTCGCTCGTGGGCAATATATCGCCTTTCTGGATTCTGACGATCGCTGGTATCCGGAGTTTCTGGAAACAGCCAACGCCGAACTGGAGGAGCATGGCGAGGTTTTGCTCTACGGTCAGATAATCGTGGATCGTGGTGTCGATCGATACTGGGTAAAGCCATCCAGATCGCTGGGCGCAGAAGAGTCCATCTACGACTACCTGTATGTCGATGGCAGCTTCATACAGACCAGCACCATGGTCATGCCAAGCTCGCTGAAAGACAAAGCCAGCTGGGATGAGTCAGTCACGTTTGGTGACAATGACCAGTTCGCCATCGACTGCTGGCGTACTGGCATTGCATTTCACATGCTGCCACGCCCTCTGACGCTGTATGCCGATATCATCAGTGACGATGCTCTGTCCCAACTGCCCATCCATGCAGGCAAATCGGAGAAATACACTAATTTCTTCAAATGGATGAACACCCAGAAATCCTCCATGTCGCCTGTTGCATGGGCAGGTTTTCAGGCTCGCTTTGAAAGCGTTGGCCTTGCACGCTCGGCCCCACTAAAGAGTTTTTCCCTACTGTGGGCAGGCTATCGCGCCGGTGCGATGAGCCCGATTGGCATGGTGCGTCAAAGCGTACAGAACCTGTTTCCAATTCTTTACCGGCGCTTGATTGACCAGTATGTCAGGCTGCGCGGCCTGTCTCTGGAACAGGCTCGGAGTCAGTGA